In Nocardioides sp. JS614, the sequence ACGTCGACACGACGCGCGCGGCGCCGATCTCCTCGGGCGCGCCCGTGAACGGGTCCCGGTCGAGGACCACCAGGTCGGCGACCGCTCCCGGTCGCAGGACCCCGGCGGCCGGCTCGTCCCGCGGGCCGCGGTGGTTGGCCCAGGCACTGCCCGAGGTGTACGCCGCGAACGCGGTCTCGAGCGCCAGCGCCTGACCGGGAAGGAACGGCTCCCGCTCGCTGCCGGGCTCGACGCGCGTCACCGCGACCTGGACCGCCGGCAGCGGGTCGGGGGTGCTCACCGGCCAGTCGCTCCCAGCCACCAGCATGGTCCCCGCACGGTGCAGGTCGCCGAACGGGTACTGCCGGGTGGCCCGCTCGGGGCCGAGGACGGGCAGGGTCAGGTCGACCATCTGGTCGTCGAGGCAGGCCCAGAGCATCTGTAGGTTCGCGGCCACACCGAGCGTGGCGAAGCGGCGTACGTCGTCGGGGTGCACGACTTGGACGTGCGCGATCTGGTGGCGATGTGCCGGATCGGTGCCCTCGAACGCGTCGAGCGCCTCCCGCACGCCGCGATCGCCGATCGCGTGCACGTGCACCTGGAAGTCTGCGGCGTCCAGCGCGGCGACGGCCGCCCGGAGCCCGTCCGGGTCGACGAAGGAGTGGCCGGCGTTGCCGGTGGGGTGGCCGCAGCGGTCGAGGTAGGGCGCCAGCATCGCGGCCGTGCCGTTCTCCGCCACACCGTCCTGCATGATCTTGACCGTGGCCGCCCGGAACCGGCCACCGCTCATCGCCTCCCGCCGCGCGACGAGGTCGGCGACCTGCTCGACGCCCCGGCTGCGCTCCCACCACAACGCGCCGACGACGTGCGAGCGCAGGTCGCCGTCCGCGGCGGCGGTCGTGTACGTCGAGGCGACGTCGTCCATGCCCGAGTAGGCGCCGACGATCGCGTCCTGCCAGGAGGTGACCCCGACCGAGTGGAGGTAGGCCTGGCCCGCCAGCAGCGCGGCGTAGTAGTCGGCCTCGCTCACCGGCGGCAGATGGCGGGCGACCAGCGCGGTCGCGCCCTCGTGGAGGGTGCCGTTGGGCCGGCCGTCCGGGCCTCGCTCGATCCGCCCGTCGGGTGGGTCCGGTGTGCGCGCGTCCACCCCGGCGATCTCGAGGGCGCGGGTGTTGACCCACGCGCCGTGGTGGTCGCGGTTGGGCAAGAACACCGGCCGGTCCGGCACCACGCGGTCGAGGTCGGCCGCCGTCGGGGTGCCGCCCGGGAACGCGGGCATCGCCCAGCCGCCACCGAGGATCCACTCGGCCGCGGGATGCTCCGCGGCGTACGACGCGATCGCCGTGAGGTACTCCTCCGGGGTCGAGAGCTCGGACAGGTCGCAGCGCAGCCGTTCCAACCCGCCCTGGACGGGGTGCACATGCGCGTCGACGAAGCCGGGCGCGAGGAACGCGACGTCGACCACGGTGGTCGAGGCCCGAGCGACGCGAGCCTCGAAACCGCCTTCACGGACGTCGACGATCCGCCCGTCTGCGACCAGCACGTCCGTCCGCCCGACGTGCCGGTGCCCGTCGAAGGCACCCGCAGCGCGGAAGATCGTGCGCACTCAGCGACCTTCCAGCAGCGGGCCGGCCGGATCGTGCGAGATGCCGTGGCGGCGGGCCGCCAGGCCGGAGAGGGCCTCGAGGCAGACCCGGTTGGCGAGGTACGCGGTGATCTCGGCGTGGTCGTACGGCGGGGACACCTCGACCACGTCGATGCCGGCGACCGGGAGCTCGCGACAGATCCGGCGGACCGCGTCCAGGAGCTGGCGGCTGGAGAGCCCACCGGGCTCCGGCGTGCCGGTGCCGGGTGCGTGGCCGGGGTCGCACACGTCGATGTCGACGGAGAGGAAGACCGCATCGCACTCGTCGAGGGCGATCTCGAAGGCCTCGTCCAGGCACTCCTCGAGGCCGCGCCGGCCGATCTCGGTCATCTCGTAGGAGCGCATGTGCTGCGCCGCCATCCAGTCGAGCGTCTCGGGGCCGGGCCAGTAGCCGCGCAGCCCCATCTGGAGGAACCGGTCCCCGCGCAGCGCGCCCGACTCGATCAGCCGGCGCATCGGCTGGCCGTGGCGATAGAGCGACCCGAACTCGATGTGGCCGGTGTCGGCGTGCGCGTCGAAGTGGATCATCGAGACCCGGCCGAAGCCGAGGTGGCGGGCCACCCCGGTCGCATCGGGGAGCGCGATCGAGTGGTCGCCGCCGAGGACCAGCGGGACGGCACCGGAGCGAGCGACGGCGTAGACGGCCTCCTCGAGGTTGCCGAGGGCCCGGGTGATGTCTCCGGGCGGCATCTCGACGTCGCCCGCATCGACCACCCGCAGGTCGCGCAGGGCGTCGACCCGCAGCGCGAGGTGCGGCCGCGATCCGTCCTGGGGCAGGTAGTCGGTCTGCCGGATCGCGCTGGGCCCGAACCGGGTGCCGGGCCGGTGCGAGGTGCCGCCGTCGAACGGCGCACCGAGGACGACCACGTCGGCGGCGGCCAGCCCGTCGGCGTCGTCGAGGTCGATCGGGTCGACCCCGAGGAAGGTGATGTCGGGACCGAACTGGGCGCCGTACCGGGTCATGGGAAGTTCCTACCACGGCGGCACTACCCTTCGGATTCCGCGTCGATCAAGGCCGCACACAACTGATTCACTTGCCAGATCACGGTTCCACAGAGCATCATGGGCTCATGCACCCGGACTACGACCACCTCCAGCGGGCCGCCAAGGACCACCTGTGGATGCACTTCACACGCCACTCGTCCTACGCCGAGGCCGACGTGCCGATCATCGTGCGGGGCGAGGGTGCCTACATCTACGACGCCAAGGGCAAGCGCTACCTGGACGGGCTCGGCGGGCTCTTCGTCAGCCAGCTCGGCCACGGTCGCACCGAGCTGGCCGAGGCCGCGGCCGCGCAGGCCCGTGAGCTGGCCTTCCACCCGCTGTGGTCCTACGCCCACCCGAACGCGATCCTGCTCGCGGAGCGGATCGCCGGCTACGCGCCCGGCGAGCTCAACCGGGTCTTCTTCACCAGCGGCGGCGGCGAGTCCGTCGAGTCCGCGTGGAAGCTGGCCAAGAACTACTTCAAGCTCACCGGCAAACCGCTGAAGCACAAGGTGATCAGCCGCGCCATCGCCTACCACGGCACCACCCAGGGCGCGCTGTCCATCACGGGGCTCCCGCCGCTGAAGCAGCAGTTCGAGCCCCTGGTGCCCTCGACGTTCCGGGTGCCGAACACCAACATCTACCGCGCGCCCCTCCACGGCGAGGACCCGGAGGCGTTCGGCCGCTGGGCCGCCGACCAGATCGCGGTCGCGATCGAGAACGAGGGCCCCGACACCGTCGCGGCCGTGTTCTTGGAGCCGGTGCAGAACTCCGGCGGCTGCTTCCCGCCGCCGCCGGGCTACTTCCAGCGGGTGCGGGAGATCTGCGACGAGTACGACGTGCTGCTGGTCTCGGACGAGGTGATCTGCGCCTTCGGCCGGCTCGGGCACATGTTCGGCGCCGAACGTTACGGCTACCAGCCGGACATCATCACGTGCGCCAAGGGCATCACCTCGGGCTATGCGCCGCTGGGCGCGATGATCGCCAGCGACCGGCTGATGGAGCCGTTCCTGCGCGACGCGCAGATGTTCGCGCACGGCTACACCTTCGGCGGCCACCCCGTCTCGACCGCGGTCGCGCTGAAGAACCTCGAGATCTTCGAGGAGGAGAAGGTCCTCGAGCACGTCCGCTCGAACGAGGCGGCGTTCCGCTCCACCCTGGAGCGCCTGCACGACCTGCCGATCGTCGGCGACGTCCGCGGGGACGGCTACTTCTACGGGATCGAGCTGGTCAAGGACAAGACCACCAAGGAGTCCTTCACCGACGAGGAGTGCGAGCGGCTGCTCTACGGGTTCGTGTCCAAGCAGCTGTTCGCCGAGGGGTTGTACTGCCGAGCCGACGACCGCGGCGACCCGGTCATCCAGCTCTCTCCCCCGCTGATCTGCGAGCAGTCGCACTTCGACGAGATGGAGCAGATCCTGCGCGTGGTCCTCGACAAGGCGGGCACGCTGGTCTGACGGCGTCCAGCGCCTGCCGGTCGGTCAGCCCAGGCCGACCGACCGACGGCGCCGCCACAGCTCGCCGGCGACCACGAAGACGAACGACACCAGGAACATGATCGACCCCACGACGAACAGCTGCGGCGGGAAGTCCTTCAGCTTGCTGCCGTAGACGAAGATCGGGAAGGTGACCGACTGGCCGGCCGTGAAGTTCGAGACGATGAAGTCGTCGAAGGACAGCGAGAAGGACAGCAGCGCCGCCGCGACGATGCCCGGCATCGCCAGCGGCAGGGTGACCAGCCGGAAGGTCTGCCACTCGTTCGCGTAGAGGTCCATCGCCGCCTGCTCCAACCGGGCGTCCATGCCGACGAGCCTCGCCTTGACGGTCACGACCACGAACGACAGGCAGAACAGCACGTGGGCGATCACGAGCGTGGCGAAGCCGAGGGCGCCGTCCATCCCGATCGAGACGAACATCGCCAGCAACGAGGACCCCATGACGACCTCCGGGGTCGCCATCGGCAGGAAGATCAGGAGGTTCGACGCCGCCCGGCCCCGGAAGGAGTGCCGCACCAGGGCGAACGCCATCAGCGTGCCCAGCACGGTGGCCAGCACGGTGGCGGTCAGGCTCACGGCGATGCTCAGCTGGAGTGAGTCGCACAGGCCCTCGGGCTCGCAGATCGAGGTCCAGTTGCTCCAGGTGAACGACTCGAACTCCGCGGTCGCGGAGCGTCCGGTGGGTTGGTTGAACGACAGCGCGAAGATGTAGCCGATCGGTACGAACATGTAGACGAGCACCAGGATCCCGATGAACAGGACCATGTGATCGGCCAGCCAGCGGCCGACCGGCGGCCGGTCGCGGCCGCTGCGCCTGGTGCGGCTGGGGGCGGGCAGCTGCGTGCTCGTGGCCATCAGACCAGCTCCTCGGTGCCGGCCCGCCGGACATAGACGACGACCATCACGACGACGATCGCCATCAAGGTCAGCGACAGGCTGGCCGCCAGCGGGTAGTTGTGCTCGGTGAGGAACGCCGCCTGGATCCGGTTGCCGACCATGTACTGCTTCGGGGTCCCCAGCAGCTCGGCGTTGATGTAGTCGCCGCTGGCCGGGATGAAGGTGAGCAGCGTGCCGGAGACGACACCGGGCAACGACAGTGGGAAGGTCACCTTCCGGAAGCCGGTGAAGGGGCTCGAGTACAGGTCGCCGGCAGCCTCGATCAGCCGGTAGTCCACCTTGCTCAGCGAGGCGTAGAGCGGCAGCGTCATGAACGGCATGAAGTTGTAGATCAGGCCCGCGATCACCGCGACCGGCGTCGCCAGCAGCCGCCCGTCGTCGGGCAGCACCCAGATGGTCTGCAAGAAGCTGGTGACCGGACCCTGGTCGGACAGGATGGTGCGCCACGACAGCGTCCGCAGCAGGAAGCTGGTGAAGAACGGCGCGATCACCAGGACCAGCATGACGTTGCGCCAGCGGCCCGCCCTGAACGCGATGGCGTAGGCCAGCGGGTAGCTCAAGGTCAGGCAGACGAGAGTCGCGATGCCGGCGTACAGGAAGGACCGCGCGAAGAGGTTCCACGTCTCCCTGACGGCGTCGGCGTAGTTGGCCACGTGCCAGGTCATCGCGTAGCCCTGCTCGTAGGAGCCGCTCGGGTCGTAGAGCGAGGTGAAGAAGAGCTGGACGGTGGGGAAGAGGAAGAACACGGCCAGCCACAGCATGCCCGGGACCAGCAGCAGCCAGCCCCACCCGCGGCGCCGGCCCGACTCCGCGACCGGCTGCGGACCCACGGGTGCCGGCGCTGCGCTCACTCCTTGTCCTCCGGCGTCATCAGGCCGGCCTGGGCATCCTGATCGGCGTCGAGCAGGAACGTGTGCTCGGGCGCCCACAGCAGGTCCACCTCGTCACCGTTGCGGAAGGCAGGGCGCCGCCCGGTGTTCTGCTCGAACACCATCAGCTCCTGCCCCCAGGCGGTCGCGACGAGGTACTGCGTGCTGACCCCGACGAAGCTGACGTCGCTGACCCGGCCACCGGTGAGGGCGTTGACCCCAGCGTGGTCCTCGGTGCCGGCCTCGGCGATGAGCACCTTCTCCGGCCGGACCCCGAGCCAGGCGCTCCGCCCGGCGGTGTGCGAGCGCGACGCCGCCAACCGGAGCTTCTGGCCGTGGCAGTCGACGACGACGTCGGCACCCGTCGCGTCGATGACCTCGGCCCGGACGAGGTTCGACTGGCCGAGGAAGTTGGCGACGAACGTCGTCACCGGGTTCTCGTACAGGTCCGCCGGCGCGCCCATCTGCTCGATCACCCCGTGGTTCATCACGGCGATGGTGTCGGCCATCGTCATGGCCTCCTCCTGGTCGTGCGTGACGTGCACGAAGGTGACCTCGATCTCGGTCTGGATCCGCTTGAGCTCGATCTGCATCTGCCGGCGCAGCTTGAGGTCCAGCGCGCCCAGCGGCTCGTCGAGCAGCAGCACGCCCGGCTCGTTGATCAGGGCCCGGCCGAGGGCGACCCGCTGCTGCTGGCCGCCCGAGAGCTGGCCCGGCTTGCGGTCCCCGTAGCCGCCGAGCTCGACGAGCTCGAGCATGTCACGGGTCTTCTGCTGGTAGTCCTTCACGCCGCGGCGCCGCAGCCCGAACGCGACGTTCTCGGAGATCGTCAGGTGCGGGAACAGCGCGTAGGACTGGAAGACCGTGTTGACCGGCCGCTTGTAGGGACGCAGGTGCGTGATGTCGTCCTCGCCGATCCGCACCCGGCCTGCGGTCGGGTCCTCCAACCCGGCCACCATCCGCAGCGTGGTGGTCTTGCCGCACCCCGACGGCCCGAGGAGAGCGAAGAACGAGCCGTTCGGCACCGTCAGCGACAGGTCGTCGACCGCGACGAAGTCCCCGAAGCGCTTGGTCAGGTTCTCCAGCCTCAGGTCCGCGTTGCGCTCAGCCACCCATCACCTCGTTGAACCGGCGCTGGTAGTCGCGCTCCTGGGTGTCACTCAGCGGCATGAACTGGTGGCCCGACTCCATGGTCTTGGCATCGGGGAAGATGAAGTCGCTCTTGGCTGCGGACTTGTCGAACTGCGCGATCTCCTGCTGGGCACCCTTGACCGGGCAGAGGTAGTAGTTCCAGGCAGCGAGCTTCGCGGCGTTGACCGGGTCGTAGTAGTAGTTCATCAGCTCCTCGACGTTCGACTTGTGCGCCGCCTTGTTCGGCACCAGCATGTTGTCGGTCCAGATCGCGAAGCCCTCACTGGGCGGGACGTACTTGAACTTCCCGCCGCCGAGCAGGTTGATGACGTCGCCGCTCCACGCCTCGCAGGCGACGATGTCGCCCGACTTCATGTCGTCGACGTAGTCGTTGCCGGTGAACCTGCGCACCTGGCCGCTGTCGACGTAGCCCTGGAGACTGTCGATCGCGGCGGAGAACTCGTCGTCGGTGAAGTCCGCCGGGTTGCTGCCGTTCAGGAGCAGCATGAACAGCATCGTGTCCCGCATCTCGCTGAGCAGGTCGATCTTGCCCTTGAGGTCCGGGCGGGTGAGCAGCTCCTCGAAGCTCGAGACGGGGTCGGTGAGCTCGGCGTTGTAGCAGATGCCGGTCATGCCGCTCTGCCACGGCACGCTGTAGTCGCGGTTCGGGTCCCAGCTGGGCGACTTCAGGGAGTCGATCAGGTTCGCGTCGACGTTGGGCAGGTTGGCGTGGTCGAGCTTCTGGATCCAGCCGAGCTCGATCATCCGCGCGGCCATGTAGTCGGTCACGACGAAGACATCACGGTCCGTGGGCCGGCAGTCCTGCAGCTGGGGCGACACCTTGGCGAAGAACTGCTCGTTGTCGTTGACGTCGCCGTTCTTGTAGTCGACGGTGATGCCGGTCTGCTGCTGGAACTTCGAGAGCGTGGAGTCCGGCTTCTTGACGGGGTCGATGTAACCGATCCAGTTGGCGAACGTGATCGTCTTCTCATCAGCGCTGAGGTCGGTGCTCGTGCAGGAGCCGGCGTCGACCTTCGCGCCCTCGGTGCCGCAGGCCGAGAGCAGCCCCGGCGCCCCCACCGCGAGCGCCGTCAGCGAGGCTCCGCGGAGGAAGGACCGCCGCCCCATCCCGGACATCGCCCACGGGGGAACGCCGCCACCGGCCCGCGCCAGGGCCGCCAACCTCGCTGAGTCCGACATCCCACTACCTCCCGGAAGTTCAAAGCGCCTGTGAGTGTGGATAGTTGCAGAGCAACCGCCTCGCGACAAGTGAAACCGTTGAGTTGAAACATTGTCGCAACGAAAACCTTAGAAACGATCGGTGGCGAACATCGGGGCCGGCTGACAGTATGCGTCCCGTGGCGAGAACACCCAGACCAGCACGGCCGGCAGTCCACCTCGATGACGTCTCCAAGGCGATCATCGAACAGCTCCAGCAGGACGGCCGGCGCTCCTACGCCGCGATCGGCAAGGTGGTCGGGCTGTCCGAGGCCGCCGTCCGGCAGCGGGTGCAACGGCTGATCGAGGGTGGCGTCATGCAGGTCGTCGCCGTCACCGACCCGCTCGAGCTCGGCTTCGCGCGGCAGGCGATGGTCGGCATCCGGGTCACCGGGCAGCTCGAGCCGGTCGCGGAGGCGATCGGCGCGCTCGAGGAGGTCGACTACGTCGTCGTGACCGCGGGCTCCTACGACCTGCTGGTGGAGGTCGTCTGCGAGAGTGACGAGCACCTGCTCGAGCTGATCTCCGACCGGATCCGCACGATCGACGGCGTCGCGACGACGGAGACGTTCATGTACCTCAGCCTGCGCAAGCAGACGTACTCGTGGGGTGTGCGCTGAATCCTCCGACCGACCCGCACTGGGAGCGCCTGTCGCTGTGGCACGACACGGTCGACGGCGGCTGGGCCCCCCGCCCCGCGCTGTCCGACGACGTCGACGCCGATGTCGCGATCGTCGGCGCGGGCTTCACCGGGCTCTGGACCGCCTACTACCTCGCCGAGGCGGATCCGACGCTGCGGATCGTGGTGCTCGAGGCCGAGACGGCGGGCTTCGGGGCGTCGGGACGCAACGGCGGCTGGTGCTCGGCGCTGTTCCCGGCCTCGCTGCCGACGCTGGCCGGCCTCGCGGACCGCGACGGTGCGCTCGCTCAGCACCGCGCGATGCGCGAGACCGTCGACGAGGTGGTCAAGGTCGCCGCCGCCGAGGGCATCGACGCGCACGTCGCCAAGGGCGGCACGATCTCGCTGGCCCGCAGCCGTGCCCAGTGGCGCCGGGCCCGGGCCGAGGTCGCCGAGGCGCGGCGCTGGGACCGCGACGAGGACGACCTGCGGCTGCTCGACCGGACCGAGGCCACCGCCGTGCTGCGGGGCAGCCGGACCGTCGGGGCGACGTACACCCCCGACTGCGCGGCCATCCACCCGGCCCGGCTGGTGCGCGGCCTGGCGCAGGCCGTCGAGCGGCGCGGCGTGACCATCCACGAGCGCACCCGGGTGCGCTCGATCGGCCCGGGCCGCGCGCACACCGCGGACGGTGACGTGCGTGCGGCGACCGTGGTGCGCGCGACCGAGGGCTACACCGCGTCGCTGCGCGGTGAGGAGCGCACCCTGGTGCCGGTGTACTCCCTGATCATCGCGACCGAGCCGCTGTCGCCCTCGACCTGGGCGGAGATCGGGCTGGCGCGACGCGAGACGTTCACCGACCACCGGCACCTGATCGTCTACGGCCAGCGCACCGCGGACGACCGGTTGGTGTTCGGCGGCCGCGGCGCGCCGTACCACCTCGGGTCGCGGATCCGCCCGGAGTACGACCGCGACGAGGCGGTCTTCGCGCGGCTCTACGCGACGCTGGTCGACCTCTTCCCGATGCTCGCCGGCACCCGGGTCACCCACGCCTGGGGCGGCGCACTCGGCATCCCCCGGGACTGGTGCGCCTCGGTCGGGCTGGACCGCGGGACCGGGCTGGCCTGGGCCGGCGGGTACGTCGGCGACGGGGTGAGCACCACCAACCTCGCCGGCCGCACCCTGCGCGACCTCGTGCTCGACCGGGACACCGAGCTCACCCGGCTGCCCTGGGTCGGCCATCGCTCGCCGGCCTGGGAGCGCGAGCCGCTGCGCTGGCTGGGCATCAACGTCGGCCTGCGGGCGATGACCCTCGCCGACGCGGAGGAGTCCGTCACCCGGCTGCCGAGCGTCGTGGCCCGGGTGGTCTCGCCGCTGCTGGGCTGATCACCCGAGTCCGTTGGCCGCCGTGTCCGCCGGCTTGGTCGTCGAGCGCACCCAGGCGTCGAAGAACCCGCCCAGGTCCTGGCCGCTGACCTGCTCGGCGAGAGCCTGGAACTGCGCGGTGTTGCCGGTGCTGCCCGCACGCTCGAGCGCCCACTGCCGGGTCAGGGTGGTGAAGTCGGCGTCACCGATCCGGTTGCGCAGCGCCGCCAGCGCCATGCCCCCACGCTGGTACACGAAGGGAGCGAAGATCCAGCTCACGCAGTCCTCGCGGCCCGGGCACGGGTCCGCGACCTCGTGGCTCCAGAACGCGTCGTCGGCATCCGACTGGTACGCCTCGCGCAACCACGCGTCCGTCGTCGGCCCGCCGTGCTGCTCGCTGTAGTACTGCTCGAAGTACGTCGCCCAGCCCTCGTTGAGCCAGATGTCGGTCCAGCCCTCGACCGCGACCGAGTCCCCGAACCACTGGTGGGCGAGCTCGTGCACCACCGTCTTCACCGCGCCGGGGCCGTCGCCCATCCACGGATAGGTCGGCCGGGTCTGGTTCTCGAGCGCGAAGCCGACCGGGAGGGCCGTGGTCAGCCCGCCGGTCGTGGTGAACGGGTAGTCGCCGACCTGCCGCTCGAGCCACCGCAGCAGCCGCGGCGTCTTCTTCATCAGCCCCATCGCCACCTGTCGCTGGGCGGGGCTCAGCTGCTTCGAGACCGCCGAGTACCAGGGCCGGCCGAGGCTGTCACCGCGCTCGACCTCGAACCGGCCGGCGGCGAAGAACGCCAGGTACGGCACCATCGGTTCCCGCGCCTGCCAGGTCGTGGTCGCCAGCCGGCCGTGCACCTCCCGACCGACCAGGCGGCCGCCGGCGATGACCTGGTTCTCCTTCGGGACCGTGATGCTGATCCGGATGTGCGCCCGGTCGAGCGGGTGGTCGTTGGCCGGGAACCACCACGGCGCCATGTGCGGCTGGTTCATCGCGACGACCTCGCGCTCGCCAGCCAGCCAGTTGCCCTCGCCCTCGTAGGAGTACGCCGAGGGCCACCCGGCGTACCGCACCACCACGCGCACGGTCTCGCCCACCGCGACCGGGCGCTTCACGACCAGCTCGTGATGCGTCTTCTCGAAGGCGGCGTCGCGGCCGTCGACGGTGACGGAGCGGACCGGGAGCAGGAGGTCGAGGTTGAAGCTCGACAGCGACTCGGTCGCGCGCACGGTCACCGTGGTCCATCCGGACAGGTGCCGGTCGCCGAAGCGGTAGCGGTCGTGGACGTCGTAGCGCAGCACGTCGATGCCGCCGTTGCCGTCCAGCGGGAAGTACGGGTCGCCGATGCCGGCTGCGCCCGCGGGAGCTGCGGCACGGGCCCCGGCCGGCTCGGCGGAGGTGGACGGACCGGTCAGGGCGAGGGCACCGGTGAGCGCCAGGACAGCGGCCAGTGCGGCGGTCGGGAGGGCGATGGGACGGGTGGCCACGCGAGCAACCTAGTGGACGGGCGGACTGTCGGTGGCCTCGACGGGTGCCGGGCCGGCGCATATTCGGTTGCGGTGCCGCAACCGCCGCGGCGATACTCGACCGAGCCGTCCGGCAGCAGCAGCCGGGTGCCCGATCGAGGGGAGCGTGACATGTCGACGACTGCCCTTGGCCTGTCCGCAGACCACGACCTCTCGATCTCCTGGAGCACCCACCGCGATGTCTCACGACTTCACGCAGCACACGCACGACCTCTCTGACTCCGACCCGTCCGATCTCGACGCGGCCTTCGTCTTCGACTTCACCACGTACGACGAGCCCGAGGACGACACCCAGCGCTGGTCGACCTGGCTCAGCGTCGAGCCGCTCTGCCGCGGCCCGGAGCCCCGCCCCGACTGGGTGGTGACCTCCCAGGCCGCCGTCGACACCGAGCTCGGCATCCTCAAGACCGGCAAGGAGGCCGACGCGTTCCTGCTCGAGCGCTCGGTCCCCGGCAGCCCGCCCCCGGACCGAGGCGGCCTCGGGCAGTCGGTCGTCATGGTGGCGAAGCGCTACCGCAGCAACGAGCACCGCACCTTCCACCGCGCGGCGGCCTACACCGAGGGCCGCAGCGTGAAGCGGTCCCGCGACCAGCGGGCGCTCAAGCGCAAGAGCACCTGGGGCAAGGTCGTCGCCAGCAGCGAGTGGGCCGTCTCCGAGTGGGACGCGCTCAAGCGGTGCTGGTCGCTCGGGCTTCCGGTCCCCTACCCCGTCCAGATCGACGGCACGGAGATCCTGATGGAGTGGATCACCGACGACGACGGCGAGAGCGCGCCGCGGCTCGCCCAGACCCGGCCGGAGCGCGACCTGCTGGCGTCGTACTTCGACCAGCTGCGCGAGGTGCTCGCGACGATGGTCGGCAACGGGATCGTGCACGGTGACCTGTCGGCGTACAACCTGCTCGCCGCCGGCGAGCGGCTGGTCGTCATCGACCTGCCGCAGATCGTGGACCTGGTCGGCAACACCAACGGCCTGGACTTCCTGATGCGCGACTGCGCGAACGTCTGTGGCTGGTTCCGGTCCCGCGGGCTCGCCGTCGACGAGCAGGACCTCTTCGCCGAGCTGATGACCCATGCGTTCTAGCGGGTTCTAGGTTGACTGTGTGAAACGCACCCGCGGCCGCGTCGTCAACGTCGAGACCCTGGCGGAGCTCGACGACCGGCTGGCCGCGGGTGCGACCACGCTGCGAGGGTGGCGGATCCGCGAGGTCGACCTGTCCGGCCGGCACGACGCGCTGGCCCGGGTCCGGCTCGCCGGGGCGACGTTCCTCGGGTGCACGTTCGCCCCGGGTGACGAGGCGATGGTGCGGGCGGCCGGCGCCCTGGTGCTCCCGGCGACACCGGAGACGCCCGTCGACACGGCACGGGAGGCGCTCTACACGCCGGAGGAGCTGTACGACGACCTCGACTACCCCGGGTCGCTCGACGCGCGCGCCTACGCCTGGTCGCAACGGCCGTCGACCCGCGAGAAGGCCCTGGCCCGCGCACTCCACGACCACGCGATCGACCTCGCGCTGGAGTCCTGGATCGAGGGCCGCCACCTGGTCGGCGTGATGGGCCGGCACACGGCGGATCGCGGCGACCCGACGTTCACCGAGGCCGCCCGACTGGGCTCCGCGCTCGGTGCGACCCGCGTGGTCGCGACCGGGGGCGGACCGGGAGCGATGGAGGCGGCGAACCTCGGCGCCTGGCTGGCGCACCGGCCCGACGCGCTGGAGGAGGCGCTGTCGATGCTGACCGCGGTCCCGTCGTACCGGCCCTCGATCGGAGCCTGGGCCGAACGCGCCTTCGAGGTCCTCGCCCGGTTCCCGGACGGCGTCGAGTCGCTCGGGATCCCCACCTGGCACTACGGGCACGAGCCGCCGAACGTCTTCGCGACCGCGATCGCGAAGTACTTCCGCAACTCCACCCGCGAGGCCACCCTGCTCGAGATCTGTGACGCCGGCATCGTGTTCCTGCCCGGCGCCGGCGGTACCGTGCAAGAGGTCTTCCAGGACGCGTGTGAGAACTACTACGCCGACGAGTCCTCGATCGCGCCGATGGTGCTGGTCGGGGCCCGATACTGGACCGAGGACCTACCGGCCTGGCCGCTGCTGAGCCGGCTCGCCCGCGGTCGGCCGATGGCGGACCACATCCATCTCGTCGACTCCTGGCAGGAGGCGGCGAACCTGTTCGTTTCGGGGACGTGAGCGGCGGCCCGAGCCTAGATTGACGCGGTGCAGATCTCTCGCCGCGACCTCCTCCGTTCCGC encodes:
- a CDS encoding ABC transporter permease codes for the protein MATSTQLPAPSRTRRSGRDRPPVGRWLADHMVLFIGILVLVYMFVPIGYIFALSFNQPTGRSATAEFESFTWSNWTSICEPEGLCDSLQLSIAVSLTATVLATVLGTLMAFALVRHSFRGRAASNLLIFLPMATPEVVMGSSLLAMFVSIGMDGALGFATLVIAHVLFCLSFVVVTVKARLVGMDARLEQAAMDLYANEWQTFRLVTLPLAMPGIVAAALLSFSLSFDDFIVSNFTAGQSVTFPIFVYGSKLKDFPPQLFVVGSIMFLVSFVFVVAGELWRRRRSVGLG
- a CDS encoding aspartate aminotransferase family protein, translated to MHPDYDHLQRAAKDHLWMHFTRHSSYAEADVPIIVRGEGAYIYDAKGKRYLDGLGGLFVSQLGHGRTELAEAAAAQARELAFHPLWSYAHPNAILLAERIAGYAPGELNRVFFTSGGGESVESAWKLAKNYFKLTGKPLKHKVISRAIAYHGTTQGALSITGLPPLKQQFEPLVPSTFRVPNTNIYRAPLHGEDPEAFGRWAADQIAVAIENEGPDTVAAVFLEPVQNSGGCFPPPPGYFQRVREICDEYDVLLVSDEVICAFGRLGHMFGAERYGYQPDIITCAKGITSGYAPLGAMIASDRLMEPFLRDAQMFAHGYTFGGHPVSTAVALKNLEIFEEEKVLEHVRSNEAAFRSTLERLHDLPIVGDVRGDGYFYGIELVKDKTTKESFTDEECERLLYGFVSKQLFAEGLYCRADDRGDPVIQLSPPLICEQSHFDEMEQILRVVLDKAGTLV
- a CDS encoding amidohydrolase → MRTIFRAAGAFDGHRHVGRTDVLVADGRIVDVREGGFEARVARASTTVVDVAFLAPGFVDAHVHPVQGGLERLRCDLSELSTPEEYLTAIASYAAEHPAAEWILGGGWAMPAFPGGTPTAADLDRVVPDRPVFLPNRDHHGAWVNTRALEIAGVDARTPDPPDGRIERGPDGRPNGTLHEGATALVARHLPPVSEADYYAALLAGQAYLHSVGVTSWQDAIVGAYSGMDDVASTYTTAAADGDLRSHVVGALWWERSRGVEQVADLVARREAMSGGRFRAATVKIMQDGVAENGTAAMLAPYLDRCGHPTGNAGHSFVDPDGLRAAVAALDAADFQVHVHAIGDRGVREALDAFEGTDPAHRHQIAHVQVVHPDDVRRFATLGVAANLQMLWACLDDQMVDLTLPVLGPERATRQYPFGDLHRAGTMLVAGSDWPVSTPDPLPAVQVAVTRVEPGSEREPFLPGQALALETAFAAYTSGSAWANHRGPRDEPAAGVLRPGAVADLVVLDRDPFTGAPEEIGAARVVSTWVDGAPVHTA
- a CDS encoding ABC transporter permease — translated: MSAAPAPVGPQPVAESGRRRGWGWLLLVPGMLWLAVFFLFPTVQLFFTSLYDPSGSYEQGYAMTWHVANYADAVRETWNLFARSFLYAGIATLVCLTLSYPLAYAIAFRAGRWRNVMLVLVIAPFFTSFLLRTLSWRTILSDQGPVTSFLQTIWVLPDDGRLLATPVAVIAGLIYNFMPFMTLPLYASLSKVDYRLIEAAGDLYSSPFTGFRKVTFPLSLPGVVSGTLLTFIPASGDYINAELLGTPKQYMVGNRIQAAFLTEHNYPLAASLSLTLMAIVVVMVVVYVRRAGTEELV
- the speB gene encoding agmatinase, with translation MTRYGAQFGPDITFLGVDPIDLDDADGLAAADVVVLGAPFDGGTSHRPGTRFGPSAIRQTDYLPQDGSRPHLALRVDALRDLRVVDAGDVEMPPGDITRALGNLEEAVYAVARSGAVPLVLGGDHSIALPDATGVARHLGFGRVSMIHFDAHADTGHIEFGSLYRHGQPMRRLIESGALRGDRFLQMGLRGYWPGPETLDWMAAQHMRSYEMTEIGRRGLEECLDEAFEIALDECDAVFLSVDIDVCDPGHAPGTGTPEPGGLSSRQLLDAVRRICRELPVAGIDVVEVSPPYDHAEITAYLANRVCLEALSGLAARRHGISHDPAGPLLEGR